A stretch of the Aegilops tauschii subsp. strangulata cultivar AL8/78 chromosome 4, Aet v6.0, whole genome shotgun sequence genome encodes the following:
- the LOC109755181 gene encoding presenilin-like protein At2g29900 — protein sequence MADEGPAPAPAAAAAVPVGGASATILDTLGEDITRIVGPVSACMLIVVLLVSLLSSPSSPSPLVAPIAAAGAGGAGGGGGGGDDLASALVTAVVFVVFVTAATFLMALLFYFRCTPCLRAYLGLSAIWILLLLGGQMCLLLLSRLRLPLDVVSCALLLPNAAAALAVAAISPASVPIALHQAALLAIAVLTAFWFTLLPEWTTWALLVAMAVYDLGAVLIPGGPLRVLLELAIERNEEIPALVYEARPVDPRHGQNWRLWRERARQPGGDLDPSSTVEVIGEVLGRNPLLNSAGNSPNSTTQAGEQTNLTGAVSNSRLRESPVPDLSSGSANAQAREALALPETRLHIAELRVPLIQPQPDRTSDDDDDDDDEDGIGLGSSGAIKLGLGDFIFYSVLVGRAAMYDYMTVYACYLAIIAGLGITLLLLAFYRKALPALPVSITLGVLFYVLTRTLLESFVMQCSTNFLMF from the coding sequence ATGGCGGACGAGGGCCCAGCCCCAGCCCCCGCGGCGGCCGCCGCCGTCCCCGTCGGCGGGGCATCTGCCACCATACTCGACACTCTCGGAGAGGATATCACCCGCATCGTCGGCCCGGTCTCCGCCTGCATGCTCATCGTCGTCCTCCTCGTCTCCCTGCTCTCCTCCCCCTCGTCCCCATCCCCGCTCGTCGcccccatcgccgccgccggagccggcggcgccggcgggggcgggggcgggggcgacgACCTCGCCAGCGCCCTCGTCAccgccgtcgtcttcgtcgtcttCGTCACGGCCGCCACCTTCCTCATGGCGCTGCTCTTCTACTTCCGCTGCACCCCCTGCCTCCGCGCCTACCTCGGCCTCTCCGCGATCtggatcctcctcctcctcggcggccagatgtgcctcctcctcctctcccgcctccgcctcccgctcgaCGTCGTCTCCTGCGCGCTGCTCCTCCCCAACGCGGCCGCGGCGCTCGCCGTCGCCGCGATCTCGCCGGCCTCCGTCCCCATCGCGCTCCACCAGGCCGCGCTCCTCGCCATCGCCGTCCTCACCGCCTTCTGGTTCACGCTGCTCCCCGAGTGGACCACCTGGGCGCTGCTCGTGGCCATGGCCGTCTACGACCTCGGCGCCGTCCTCATCCCCGGTGGCCCTTTAAGAGTTCTTCTTGAGCTGGCCATTGAGAGGAACGAGGAGATACCGGCGCTGGTCTACGAGGCAAGGCCGGTGGATCCCAGGCACGGCCAGAATTGGCGGCTTTGGAGGGAAAGGGCGCGGCAACCCGGCGGGGATTTGGACCCCAGCTCCACAGTTGAGGTGATTGGTGAGGTGCTGGGGAGAAATCCTCTTCTCAATTCAGCTGGCAATTCACCCAATTCGACGACCCAAGCCGGGGAGCAGACGAACTTGACTGGTGCTGTTAGTAATTCAAGGCTCAGGGAGTCACCGGTGCCAGATTTGAGCTCTGGTTCTGCCAATGCACAAGCCAGAGAGGCGCTTGCATTGCCGGAGACTAGACTGCATATTGCTGAACTGAGGGTACCGTTGATCCAGCCACAGCCAGATAGAACCAGtgacgatgacgacgacgacgacgatgaagatgGCATTGGGTTGGGCTCATCAGGGGCAATCAAGCTTGGGCTGGGGGACTTCATATTCTACAGCGTGCTCGTCGGGAGGGCGGCTATGTATGACTACATGACAGTCTACGCGTGCTACCTTGCCATAATTGCGGGGCTCGGCATCACCCTGCTACTGCTAGCATTCTACCGCAAGGCGTTGCCCGCGCTACCGGTGTCCATCACCCTCGGCGTTCTGTTTTACGTTCTCACAAGAACATTGCTCGAGTCATTTGTTATGCAGTGCTCCACAAACTTTCTGATGTTTTAG